The following are from one region of the Paenibacillus sp. JZ16 genome:
- a CDS encoding ROK family glucokinase, whose amino-acid sequence MSENIYVGVDLGGTAIKVGICNEEGHLLHKYEGPTETAKGVDTVIDNIEKYVRHIVEESPFSWDQLAGVGAGFAGFTNIREGIIILAPNVGFKDVPIRALLEERLGKPVKIDNDANVAALGEAWSGSGRGVENCVCYTLGTGVGGGIIINGKIYQGFGGMAGELGHISVVPDLEAIQCGCGEMGCLETVSSATGIIRMAKDAVERGDRTSLAHVETIAAKEVFDAAKAGDEVAVRIVNRAAYYLGKSMAAVAAVLNPEAFIIGGGVSKAGDILFDEVRAVFAKLTPEPLQRGVRIVSAELGNDAGVVGAAGLHLRS is encoded by the coding sequence ATGTCTGAGAACATCTACGTCGGTGTCGATCTGGGCGGAACAGCAATTAAAGTTGGAATTTGCAATGAAGAGGGGCATCTTCTGCATAAGTATGAGGGGCCGACGGAAACAGCCAAAGGCGTTGACACGGTTATTGACAACATTGAGAAATATGTGCGTCACATTGTGGAAGAATCGCCATTCAGCTGGGATCAACTTGCTGGTGTGGGAGCTGGATTCGCCGGCTTTACGAATATTCGTGAAGGCATCATTATTCTGGCACCGAATGTAGGATTTAAAGATGTACCGATTCGCGCACTGCTTGAAGAGCGTCTCGGCAAGCCCGTCAAAATAGACAACGACGCCAATGTGGCTGCATTGGGTGAAGCCTGGAGCGGCTCAGGCCGCGGCGTTGAGAACTGCGTATGCTACACGCTGGGTACCGGTGTTGGCGGAGGTATTATTATTAACGGCAAAATTTATCAAGGCTTCGGCGGCATGGCTGGCGAGCTTGGACATATCTCGGTTGTGCCGGACTTGGAAGCGATTCAATGCGGATGCGGTGAAATGGGCTGCCTGGAGACGGTTTCGTCGGCAACCGGCATTATCCGTATGGCGAAGGATGCCGTAGAGCGTGGGGACCGTACTTCCCTTGCCCATGTAGAGACCATTGCGGCGAAGGAAGTGTTTGATGCTGCAAAGGCCGGCGATGAAGTTGCCGTTCGGATCGTGAATCGCGCAGCTTATTACCTGGGCAAATCTATGGCTGCCGTTGCGGCCGTGCTGAATCCGGAAGCTTTTATTATCGGCGGCGGCGTATCCAAAGCCGGCGACATTCTGTTTGATGAGGTCCGCGCTGTATTTGCGAAGCTGACACCAGAGCCCCTTCAGCGAGGTGTGCGCATCGTTTCGGCTGAGCTCGGCAATGATGCCGGCGTTGTAGGCGCCGCCGGACTGCATTTGCGTTCGTAG
- the rapZ gene encoding RNase adapter RapZ, with protein sequence MLEAANRGSNTSSMATLIIITGMSGAGKTLAVQSLEDLGFFCVDNLPPVLIPKFAELIDQSKGKIGKVALVIDLRGREFFTALSESLSYIKDHFTIHCEILFLDATDSVLVQRYKESRRRHPLAPEGMPLDGIRLERKMLDELKNSATQVIDTSNMKPVRLKEKIISRFTHLESSTLSVNITSFGFKYGIPIDADLVFDVRFLPNPHYVEQLRPNTGQNSDVYEYVMKWPETQAFLTKLLDMLHFLIPQYRKEGKSQVIIGIGCTGGKHRSVAIAEYLGKMLGVSETETVSVSHRDSDRDRH encoded by the coding sequence ATGCTGGAAGCAGCCAACCGTGGCAGCAACACATCATCCATGGCCACCCTGATCATCATCACCGGGATGTCGGGAGCAGGTAAGACCTTGGCCGTACAAAGTCTGGAGGATCTTGGATTCTTTTGCGTCGATAACCTGCCTCCGGTGCTCATTCCCAAATTCGCGGAGCTGATCGATCAATCCAAGGGTAAGATCGGCAAGGTTGCATTGGTCATCGACCTGCGTGGCCGCGAATTTTTTACGGCTCTATCAGAGTCTCTGAGTTACATCAAGGACCACTTTACCATCCACTGCGAGATTCTATTTCTGGATGCAACGGATTCCGTGCTAGTACAACGTTATAAGGAAAGCCGTCGCCGCCATCCGCTCGCTCCGGAAGGCATGCCGCTTGACGGTATAAGGTTGGAGCGCAAAATGCTGGATGAGCTGAAGAATTCGGCTACCCAGGTGATCGATACCAGCAATATGAAGCCTGTGCGATTGAAGGAGAAGATTATCTCACGTTTCACACATCTGGAGAGCAGCACGTTATCGGTAAATATCACATCCTTTGGGTTTAAATACGGGATTCCGATTGACGCTGATCTGGTGTTTGATGTGCGCTTTCTGCCCAACCCGCACTATGTTGAGCAGCTGCGCCCAAATACCGGCCAGAACAGTGATGTGTATGAATACGTGATGAAATGGCCGGAGACGCAGGCCTTTCTAACCAAACTGCTCGATATGCTGCATTTCTTGATCCCGCAGTATCGGAAGGAAGGCAAAAGCCAGGTTATTATCGGCATTGGCTGTACCGGCGGGAAGCATCGCTCCGTTGCGATAGCCGAATACCTTGGCAAAATGCTGGGCGTTAGCGAAACGGAGACGGTATCGGTGAGTCACCGTGATTCCGATCGGGATCGGCATTAA
- a CDS encoding gluconeogenesis factor YvcK family protein has protein sequence MGGGTGLSVMLRGLKEKPLDITAIVTVADDGGSSGILRSELQMPPPGDIRNVLTALADVEPLLSDILKYRFKNGSGLAGHSLGNLILAAMTDLHGDFVTAVKEMSRVFVVRGQVLPAAGEAVILHAEMEDGSIVTGESKIPEAGRRIKRIFLEPEHVEPLPEALEAIQQADAILIGPGSLYTSILPNLLVPKLAEAIVSSEAIKMFVCNVMTQPGETDNYTVSDHLQAVYDHIGLHLFDYVIVNDGEIPPQVQDKYAQKGAKPVFLDRDEVTSRGYKLIADKLVLFRTYLRHDADKLSNHIFQLVQDWITRKG, from the coding sequence ATGGGTGGAGGAACCGGGCTGTCCGTTATGCTCCGGGGACTCAAGGAGAAGCCGCTTGATATTACGGCTATCGTTACCGTCGCTGATGATGGGGGAAGCTCCGGCATACTGCGTAGCGAATTGCAGATGCCGCCCCCGGGAGATATTCGAAATGTACTTACAGCGCTCGCCGATGTGGAACCGCTGTTATCCGATATATTGAAATACCGTTTTAAGAATGGCTCGGGACTGGCCGGGCACAGCCTCGGCAATTTAATCTTGGCTGCCATGACGGATTTGCACGGTGATTTTGTCACGGCAGTCAAGGAGATGAGCCGGGTTTTTGTTGTTCGTGGACAGGTGCTGCCCGCTGCGGGTGAAGCCGTTATTTTGCATGCAGAGATGGAAGACGGCTCCATCGTGACCGGTGAATCCAAAATCCCGGAGGCTGGGCGCCGCATTAAGCGGATCTTCCTGGAGCCTGAGCATGTTGAGCCGCTGCCGGAAGCGCTGGAGGCGATTCAGCAGGCCGATGCGATTCTGATCGGTCCGGGAAGCCTATATACCAGTATATTGCCCAATTTGCTTGTTCCCAAGCTTGCTGAAGCCATCGTATCTTCTGAGGCGATCAAAATGTTCGTGTGCAATGTGATGACGCAGCCTGGAGAAACCGATAATTATACGGTGAGCGATCATTTACAGGCCGTTTACGATCATATTGGTCTTCATCTGTTCGATTATGTTATTGTAAATGATGGCGAAATCCCGCCGCAGGTTCAGGATAAGTATGCTCAGAAGGGTGCAAAGCCCGTGTTCCTGGATCGTGATGAGGTGACCAGCAGAGGGTACAAACTCATTGCAGATAAGCTTGTGCTATTTAGAACATACTTAAGACATGACGCTGACAAGCTGAGCAATCATATTTTTCAGCTGGTACAGGATTGGATTACACGAAAGGGGTGA
- the whiA gene encoding DNA-binding protein WhiA, translating to MSFAAQTKKELTMIESQNCCEKAELSALIRMNGSVQLSNKKVILDISTENAAIARRIYSLIKRHFQAHTELLVRKKMRLKKNNVYIVRIPAQVQEILNELRIVSEGFLFQSRIDEQIVRKNCCKRAYLRGAFMAGGSVNNPEGSSYHLEIASMYEEHCQSLVDLANEFHLNARCIERKKGFIFYIKEGEKIIEFLNLIGAHQALFKFEDVRIMRDMRNSVNRIVNCETANLNKTIGAAVRQIENIKLLQKEMGLENLPDKLREVAEIRLAHPDMNLKEVGELLKGTVSKSGVNHRLRKIDELAEKIRNG from the coding sequence TTGTCCTTTGCGGCACAGACGAAGAAAGAACTGACAATGATCGAAAGCCAGAACTGCTGTGAAAAAGCCGAGCTGTCCGCGCTCATTCGGATGAACGGTTCTGTTCAGCTTTCGAACAAAAAGGTAATCCTGGATATTTCAACGGAAAATGCCGCGATTGCAAGACGTATTTATTCCTTAATTAAGAGGCATTTCCAGGCACATACCGAACTTTTGGTGCGTAAAAAAATGCGTTTGAAGAAGAATAACGTATATATCGTTCGTATTCCCGCCCAGGTTCAGGAGATACTTAATGAACTGCGTATCGTTTCCGAGGGCTTTCTGTTTCAATCGCGGATTGATGAACAAATCGTTCGCAAAAATTGCTGTAAACGCGCCTATTTGCGCGGTGCCTTTATGGCTGGCGGATCCGTGAACAATCCGGAGGGGTCTTCATACCATCTGGAAATTGCCTCAATGTATGAAGAACACTGCCAGTCCCTGGTGGATCTGGCGAATGAATTTCATCTGAACGCACGCTGCATCGAGCGGAAGAAAGGTTTTATCTTCTACATTAAGGAAGGCGAGAAAATTATCGAGTTCCTTAATCTGATCGGTGCCCACCAGGCATTATTCAAGTTCGAGGATGTCCGGATTATGCGGGATATGCGGAATTCGGTGAACCGGATCGTAAACTGCGAGACCGCCAACCTGAACAAAACGATCGGCGCTGCCGTCCGTCAGATTGAGAACATTAAGCTGCTCCAAAAGGAAATGGGTCTTGAGAATTTGCCCGATAAACTGCGGGAAGTGGCGGAAATTCGACTGGCTCATCCGGACATGAATCTGAAGGAAGTCGGCGAGCTGCTTAAAGGAACCGTCAGCAAATCAGGCGTTAATCACCGCCTGCGCAAAATCGACGAATTGGCCGAAAAGATTCGGAATGGGTAA
- a CDS encoding HPr family phosphocarrier protein, which translates to MTKHPVVVRLKTGLHARPAALFVQEANKYSSEIFVEKDDKKVNAKSIMGIMSLAISSGTEVYISAEGADAEQAVTSLVNLVSKEELENQ; encoded by the coding sequence ATGACAAAGCACCCGGTAGTCGTTCGGTTAAAGACGGGTCTTCACGCCAGACCGGCCGCGCTGTTCGTTCAGGAAGCGAATAAATACTCATCTGAAATCTTCGTTGAAAAAGATGATAAAAAAGTTAATGCCAAAAGTATCATGGGAATTATGAGCCTTGCGATCAGCTCTGGTACGGAAGTTTACATTAGTGCTGAGGGAGCCGACGCGGAGCAAGCGGTTACTTCACTCGTGAACTTGGTGAGCAAAGAGGAACTCGAGAACCAATAA
- a CDS encoding ABC transporter ATP-binding protein: protein MRETDHTSIQEIAQERPAGSSKAGSQAFFRLLKETKPPMLLLIGAILLNVVSTLVGLVIPMFTKSLVDGFSLTDMNRSHIIGLGIAFVVQTIAAGVSIFLLSYTGQKMVAALRERLWKKLLVLPIRYFDHNRSGESVSRMTNDTGVIKSLISDHVAGFFSGIISIVGSIGVLLYLNWKMTLTMFIVIPIAALILVPLGKKMYKISLGMQDETATFTANISQVLSEIRLVKASNAEDREYENGHKGITNLLNFGIKEGVVSAWIAPLMSFVLMMLLVVVIGYGGLQVSTGALTAGELVAFILYLIQIVMPMTQLTTFFTQFQKAKGATERILETLDAEEESISEGSDVVNANQRVSIENLSFGYKPDELVLHDISFQMEPGTVTAVVGPSGGGKTTLFSMLERFYLPQKGQIRLGKAAIDTFSLRSWRGLIGYVSQDSPMIAGTIRDNLCYGMDREVSDGEIRRAAEMAYADGFIDELPHGFDTDVGERGVKLSGGQRQRIAIARALLRDPKILMLDEATSSLDSRSEIEVQKALKNLMAGRTTIIIAHRLSTVVGANQIIFIEKGTVTGRGTHDELIEQHDMYREFAVQQLQMNETIEA, encoded by the coding sequence ATGAGAGAAACGGATCATACTTCGATACAGGAAATTGCTCAGGAAAGGCCGGCCGGCAGCAGCAAAGCAGGTTCGCAGGCCTTCTTCCGGCTGTTAAAAGAAACGAAACCGCCGATGCTGCTGCTGATTGGAGCCATCTTGCTGAATGTGGTATCAACCCTGGTCGGGCTAGTCATTCCGATGTTTACGAAGAGCCTGGTGGATGGCTTCTCCTTAACGGATATGAACCGCTCCCATATCATCGGACTTGGGATCGCATTTGTGGTGCAGACGATAGCCGCCGGGGTTTCGATCTTCTTGCTGAGTTATACGGGACAGAAGATGGTGGCCGCCCTTAGGGAACGGCTGTGGAAAAAGCTGCTGGTGCTGCCGATCCGCTACTTCGATCATAACCGTTCAGGGGAATCGGTCAGCCGGATGACGAATGATACAGGAGTGATCAAAAGTCTCATATCGGACCATGTGGCCGGATTTTTTAGCGGGATTATTTCTATTGTCGGTTCCATTGGGGTACTCCTCTATCTAAACTGGAAGATGACACTGACGATGTTTATCGTCATTCCGATTGCAGCGCTGATTCTTGTGCCGCTTGGCAAGAAAATGTATAAAATCTCGCTTGGCATGCAGGATGAGACGGCTACGTTTACGGCGAATATCAGTCAGGTGCTGTCGGAGATTCGTTTGGTGAAAGCATCAAACGCTGAGGACAGAGAGTATGAGAATGGGCATAAAGGGATCACCAATCTGCTGAATTTCGGGATCAAGGAAGGCGTGGTATCCGCCTGGATCGCACCGCTGATGTCTTTCGTGCTGATGATGCTGCTGGTGGTGGTCATCGGGTATGGCGGACTTCAGGTATCCACAGGGGCATTGACCGCCGGCGAGCTGGTTGCGTTTATCCTGTATCTGATTCAGATCGTGATGCCGATGACGCAGTTAACGACGTTTTTTACCCAATTTCAGAAGGCCAAAGGAGCAACCGAGCGAATATTGGAAACACTGGATGCAGAGGAAGAGTCCATTTCGGAAGGTAGCGATGTGGTGAACGCGAATCAGCGGGTGTCCATCGAGAATCTGTCGTTTGGTTACAAACCGGATGAGCTGGTACTGCATGATATCAGCTTTCAGATGGAGCCGGGCACGGTCACGGCAGTGGTTGGACCGAGTGGCGGAGGCAAAACGACGCTGTTCTCCATGCTGGAGCGTTTTTACCTTCCGCAAAAAGGACAGATCCGATTGGGCAAGGCGGCGATTGATACGTTCTCTTTACGCTCATGGCGCGGGCTGATTGGTTATGTCTCACAGGATAGTCCAATGATCGCGGGAACCATTCGCGACAATTTATGTTATGGGATGGACCGGGAAGTGAGCGATGGGGAGATCCGAAGAGCGGCAGAAATGGCCTATGCAGATGGATTTATCGACGAGCTGCCGCATGGTTTTGATACGGATGTAGGCGAACGGGGCGTGAAGCTCTCCGGCGGTCAGCGGCAGCGGATTGCCATCGCCAGAGCCTTACTGCGGGATCCGAAGATTCTGATGCTGGACGAAGCCACCTCAAGTCTGGACAGCCGTTCCGAGATTGAAGTACAGAAGGCGCTCAAGAACCTGATGGCTGGCCGGACGACGATTATTATTGCGCACCGGTTATCCACGGTTGTAGGAGCGAATCAGATTATTTTCATTGAAAAAGGAACGGTAACCGGACGGGGAACGCATGATGAATTGATTGAGCAGCATGACATGTACAGAGAGTTTGCCGTACAGCAGCTGCAGATGAATGAAACGATTGAGGCCTAA
- a CDS encoding response regulator transcription factor, with the protein MAKILVVDDDPNIRELIKVFLEEAGMEGVFEASDGIEALSVMDQTSVDLVVMDIMMPNMDGWELCREIRRNTGIPVLMLTAKGETRQIVKGFELGTDDYLVKPFEPAELVVRVKALLKRYQVAASQTVTIGKLQMNRRTYEVKAGDEAFTLPLKEFELLFKLASYPGSTLPRDRLIEDIWGYDFEGNERTLDVHVNRLRERFPEEKYRFRIRTVRGLGYRLEAGEG; encoded by the coding sequence ATGGCAAAAATATTGGTAGTGGACGACGACCCGAATATCCGCGAACTCATAAAGGTATTTCTGGAGGAAGCGGGGATGGAAGGGGTATTCGAAGCCTCGGATGGCATCGAGGCCTTGTCCGTCATGGATCAGACATCCGTCGATCTGGTCGTGATGGATATCATGATGCCGAATATGGACGGATGGGAGCTATGCCGGGAGATCCGGAGGAACACCGGTATTCCGGTGCTGATGCTGACGGCAAAAGGGGAAACGAGGCAGATCGTGAAGGGTTTTGAGCTGGGTACCGACGATTATCTGGTGAAGCCCTTCGAACCAGCGGAGCTCGTTGTGCGCGTCAAAGCGCTGCTGAAGCGGTATCAGGTAGCCGCATCGCAGACGGTGACCATCGGCAAGCTGCAGATGAACCGCAGAACCTATGAAGTCAAGGCGGGTGATGAGGCTTTTACCCTGCCGCTGAAGGAGTTTGAGCTGCTCTTCAAGCTGGCCAGTTATCCGGGGAGCACGTTGCCGCGCGACAGGCTGATCGAAGATATATGGGGATATGACTTTGAAGGAAACGAACGGACGCTGGACGTCCACGTGAATCGGCTGCGGGAGCGATTCCCGGAGGAGAAATACCGGTTCAGGATTCGGACGGTGCGCGGTCTAGGTTACCGCCTGGAGGCAGGTGAAGGTTAA
- a CDS encoding HAMP domain-containing sensor histidine kinase has translation MKKTHKIWWKIVRETLQTILVFAVLGASWTAATYVTRFIYTWTGTPRWDYVVQLINLFVGVIIFFLCMLVVGMFFKHRQMAMLNSITDAMRRISQGDFKVKMNENEWRGEFKMIASSINDMAGELGRMETMRQDFISNVSHEIQSPLTSIRGFARALRNPRLTEEKRARYLEIIEGESRRLSQLSDNLLKLSSLEGEQPAFERARYRLDGQLRAVVLAHEPQWLAKRIQVDLDLAKVEIEATEDLLSQVWTNLLHNSIKFTQEGGMITIVLKAGEDGAEVTMTDTGVGMSESDQLHIFERFYKADKSRNRAAGGSGLGLSIVKRIVDIHQGKITVQSELGKGSVFTMMVPYKRSLDTK, from the coding sequence ATGAAGAAAACGCACAAAATATGGTGGAAGATCGTTCGGGAAACGCTTCAGACCATCTTGGTCTTTGCTGTCTTAGGCGCGTCATGGACGGCGGCGACCTATGTGACGCGGTTTATTTACACCTGGACTGGAACGCCGCGTTGGGATTATGTCGTCCAGCTGATCAACTTGTTTGTTGGCGTCATCATCTTCTTCCTATGCATGCTGGTCGTGGGCATGTTCTTCAAGCATCGGCAAATGGCCATGCTGAATTCCATTACGGATGCCATGCGCCGGATATCGCAGGGAGACTTCAAGGTAAAGATGAACGAAAATGAATGGCGCGGGGAGTTCAAGATGATCGCCAGCAGCATTAACGACATGGCCGGCGAATTGGGGCGGATGGAGACCATGCGTCAGGATTTCATCTCCAATGTGTCCCATGAAATTCAATCCCCGCTTACTTCGATTCGGGGGTTTGCAAGGGCGCTCCGAAATCCCCGCCTCACGGAGGAGAAGAGAGCCCGTTACCTGGAGATCATCGAAGGAGAGAGCCGCCGCTTGTCGCAGCTGAGTGACAATCTGTTAAAGCTGTCATCCCTGGAAGGAGAGCAGCCGGCATTCGAAAGGGCTCGTTACCGGCTCGACGGGCAGCTGCGTGCGGTCGTCTTGGCGCATGAGCCGCAGTGGCTGGCGAAACGGATTCAGGTGGATCTGGATCTCGCTAAGGTAGAGATTGAGGCCACAGAGGATCTGCTGAGTCAAGTGTGGACCAACTTGCTGCACAACAGCATCAAATTCACGCAGGAAGGCGGTATGATCACAATCGTGCTGAAGGCAGGGGAAGACGGAGCCGAGGTTACGATGACGGATACGGGGGTTGGGATGTCGGAGTCGGACCAGCTGCATATATTCGAACGCTTCTACAAAGCGGACAAATCGCGTAATCGCGCTGCGGGTGGCAGCGGGCTTGGATTATCGATCGTGAAGCGGATCGTCGATATTCATCAAGGGAAGATTACGGTCCAATCCGAGCTTGGGAAGGGATCTGTTTTTACGATGATGGTGCCATATAAGCGATCACTGGATACGAAGTAG
- a CDS encoding amino acid ABC transporter ATP-binding protein, with amino-acid sequence MDKIRVEGLKKNFGTNEVLKGIDMQVQEGEVVCVIGPSGSGKSTFLRCINRLEDITAGRVFVHDKDINDPKTDINKARENIGMVFQHFNLFPHFNVLKNITFAPVELGKQSASEARATGLKLLEQVGLSDKAEAFPSQLSGGQKQRVAIARALAMNPDIMLFDEPTSALDPEMVGEVLGVMKDLAREGMTMMIVTHEMGFAREVADRVIFMDGGYIVEEGPPEEVFGRPKHERTISFLEKVL; translated from the coding sequence ATGGATAAAATCCGCGTAGAAGGACTGAAGAAGAATTTTGGCACGAACGAGGTGCTGAAGGGCATCGACATGCAGGTTCAGGAAGGCGAGGTTGTCTGTGTCATCGGGCCCTCGGGCTCCGGCAAAAGCACCTTCCTGCGCTGCATCAACCGACTGGAGGACATTACGGCAGGCAGGGTGTTCGTGCATGACAAGGATATCAATGACCCTAAAACGGACATCAACAAGGCACGTGAAAACATCGGCATGGTGTTCCAGCACTTTAATCTGTTCCCCCACTTCAATGTGCTGAAGAACATCACATTTGCCCCGGTCGAGCTGGGCAAGCAGAGCGCGTCCGAGGCGCGTGCCACGGGGCTGAAGCTGCTGGAACAAGTAGGCCTCTCCGATAAGGCGGAGGCCTTCCCCAGCCAGCTGTCGGGCGGTCAGAAACAGCGTGTCGCGATCGCCCGGGCCTTGGCGATGAATCCGGACATCATGCTGTTTGACGAGCCGACATCGGCGCTTGACCCGGAGATGGTCGGCGAAGTGCTCGGCGTCATGAAGGATCTGGCGCGCGAAGGCATGACGATGATGATCGTCACGCATGAGATGGGCTTTGCCCGCGAGGTTGCGGACCGGGTGATTTTCATGGATGGCGGGTATATCGTAGAGGAAGGCCCGCCGGAGGAAGTGTTCGGCAGACCGAAGCATGAGCGGACCATCAGCTTTTTGGAGAAGGTGCTGTAA
- a CDS encoding amino acid ABC transporter substrate-binding protein/permease, with protein MPYGAASAAAEPASGKTYQIGTDITFAPFEFQDASGKFVGIDMDLLDAIAKDQNFKYEIKPLGFNAAVQALEANQVDGVIAGMSITEERKQKFDFSDPYFDSGVVMAIRQDQESIKGYEDLKGKKVAVKTGTEGYSFAESISSKYGFTIVPFDDSAQMYDDVRTGNSVACFDDFPVLAYGVEQNNGLKIVTKMEPGASYGFAVGKGRNQELLEKFNAGLINLKASGEYDRIKAKYIGENAVGAANQSRWELIVESLPSLLKGLGNTLLLTIVSLFFAFFLGLIFGFMKVGRNKWLRGIATVFVDIFRGIPLLVLAFFIYFGIPQALGFTMSPIVAAVLTLSLNAGAYVTEIIRGGIQSIDPGQLEAARSLGLPYRKAMMKIIIPQAIKVMIPTFINQLVITLKDTSILSVIGLVELTQSGKIIIARTFASFDIWLVVAIMYLVVITILTKISGRLEGKVRHG; from the coding sequence ATGCCATACGGGGCGGCAAGCGCCGCGGCAGAGCCAGCCTCCGGTAAAACCTATCAGATCGGAACGGACATTACGTTTGCCCCGTTTGAATTCCAGGATGCAAGCGGCAAATTTGTCGGTATCGACATGGATCTGCTGGATGCGATCGCAAAAGATCAAAATTTCAAATATGAGATCAAGCCGCTCGGCTTCAATGCGGCGGTTCAGGCGCTGGAAGCCAATCAGGTGGACGGCGTCATTGCCGGCATGAGCATCACGGAAGAGCGGAAGCAGAAATTCGACTTCTCCGACCCTTATTTTGACTCTGGTGTGGTCATGGCCATCCGCCAGGATCAGGAGTCTATTAAAGGGTACGAGGATTTAAAAGGAAAAAAAGTCGCTGTCAAAACCGGTACGGAGGGCTACAGCTTTGCTGAATCCATTTCGTCCAAGTACGGATTTACCATCGTGCCTTTCGACGATTCCGCCCAGATGTATGACGATGTCAGGACCGGCAATTCCGTTGCCTGTTTTGACGATTTTCCCGTGCTGGCATACGGAGTCGAACAGAACAATGGACTGAAGATCGTCACGAAAATGGAGCCGGGTGCCTCCTACGGATTTGCCGTCGGCAAGGGACGGAACCAGGAGCTACTGGAAAAATTCAATGCCGGCTTGATCAACCTGAAGGCCAGCGGAGAGTACGATCGCATTAAGGCAAAATACATTGGCGAAAATGCCGTAGGCGCGGCGAATCAAAGCCGCTGGGAGCTGATTGTGGAGTCGCTGCCTTCGCTGCTGAAGGGCCTTGGCAATACGCTGCTGTTGACCATCGTATCGCTGTTCTTCGCTTTTTTCCTAGGGTTGATATTCGGTTTCATGAAGGTCGGACGCAATAAATGGCTCCGAGGCATCGCAACTGTATTCGTGGATATTTTCCGCGGCATACCGCTGCTGGTTCTTGCCTTCTTCATCTATTTCGGTATTCCGCAAGCGCTCGGGTTCACGATGTCGCCGATCGTGGCAGCTGTCCTGACACTTAGCCTGAATGCCGGTGCCTATGTCACGGAAATTATCCGGGGCGGTATCCAATCCATTGACCCTGGACAGCTGGAGGCTGCCCGCTCGCTCGGTCTGCCATACCGTAAAGCCATGATGAAAATCATCATTCCCCAGGCAATCAAAGTCATGATTCCGACCTTTATTAACCAACTGGTGATCACGCTCAAGGATACGTCGATCCTGTCGGTAATCGGCCTGGTCGAGCTGACCCAATCCGGGAAAATCATCATCGCAAGAACATTCGCATCGTTTGATATCTGGCTCGTGGTCGCCATCATGTATCTGGTCGTGATTACTATTCTGACTAAAATTTCGGGCCGTCTGGAAGGGAAGGTGCGTCATGGATAA
- a CDS encoding SIMPL domain-containing protein: MKRWVKQVGSIMIAGALLTGSTAVVGLSGATEVHAAEAAQQNLLTVLGKGEISVKPDIVYLSIGAESYAETAKSAQKSNAQKMDKITKLLKETWKIDDKDIKTEQFYVQPNYTYSDDNGRKVKNYSAYHSLEVTLRDLNKVGDLLDAASDAGANSIGNARFSVENRDAFEAQVIDKAMANADLKAQAMAKASKRQLGIVLNIVEGSVGVDTIFGLEKMAMEAQSTAADAGANTSVKPGEIKISTQLYVQYELK, translated from the coding sequence ATGAAAAGATGGGTCAAACAAGTAGGTTCCATCATGATTGCAGGTGCACTGTTGACTGGAAGTACGGCTGTAGTAGGATTGAGCGGGGCAACCGAGGTGCATGCGGCGGAGGCAGCACAGCAAAACCTTCTGACCGTACTCGGTAAAGGCGAGATCTCGGTGAAGCCAGATATCGTATATCTTTCCATCGGGGCTGAATCATATGCGGAAACCGCAAAATCCGCACAGAAGAGCAATGCACAGAAAATGGATAAGATTACGAAGCTGTTGAAAGAAACCTGGAAGATCGATGACAAGGATATCAAAACCGAGCAGTTCTATGTACAGCCTAACTATACGTACTCTGATGATAATGGACGTAAAGTGAAAAACTATTCGGCGTATCATTCCCTGGAAGTCACGCTTCGCGATTTGAACAAAGTCGGCGATTTGCTTGATGCAGCATCCGATGCCGGCGCCAATTCCATTGGAAACGCACGTTTCTCAGTTGAGAACCGCGATGCGTTCGAGGCCCAAGTGATTGATAAGGCGATGGCGAATGCAGACCTGAAAGCTCAGGCGATGGCAAAAGCCTCCAAGCGCCAGTTGGGGATCGTGCTGAATATTGTGGAAGGTTCCGTTGGTGTAGATACCATCTTTGGTCTCGAAAAAATGGCGATGGAAGCACAATCCACGGCAGCGGACGCGGGCGCAAACACATCCGTGAAGCCGGGCGAAATCAAGATCTCGACGCAGCTGTATGTGCAATATGAGCTGAAGTAG